From Daphnia pulicaria isolate SC F1-1A chromosome 11, SC_F0-13Bv2, whole genome shotgun sequence, the proteins below share one genomic window:
- the LOC124315221 gene encoding one cut domain family member 3-like isoform X1: MHHHHHHLQQHQQQHQQHHQHHGGNNNVSGSFTVMQNSAGFVGQMGGMAGGQHGGPGGGGGYAGGYSVDKLPPMALSPPPQQHGHYGQHHSVVVAGLHQTSPLSPSYGTGGHQQNNGLHSPSKSLDSPTGYDYTIRGGGGSSNGCLGPAQHSPGGPLSPQSHSSLHSPPHAGYSVLSQVAMNGLAGPGGPLSPPPQQLSPQQHGHQSQQHGGQQQMSPTPPPGLSLMERMERMERMRDAMPQSPSPPLGVSLSRDAMISSMGGGTIHLASSSQIHLAGHSQQQQQQQFGPGSVGATASKHSPPSSISTSSPSNGGGGGGGGGGVGGGGGGGGGSNNSSNNGAELEEINTKELAARISAELKRYSIPQAIFAQRVLCRSQGTLSDLLRNPKPWSKLKSGRETFRRMWKWLQEPEFQRMSALRLAVGGHAQQHTPPFGEPPTVAVVCKRKEEQPPPPEQPSPKKPRLVFTDLQRRTLQAIFKETKRPSKEMQVTIAKQLGLEPTTVGNFFMNARRRSMDKWKDEDGGAKSPGTSSMGDVDGCDVDGAGSVSMCGSPSPASSPTGAGGGDPHGGHVISHGSLHHSLATDAL; the protein is encoded by the exons atgcaccaccaccaccaccacctgcaacaacaccagcaacaacaccaacaacatcaCCAGCACCACGGCGGCAACAACAACGTGTCCGGCTCGTTCACCGTCATGCAGAACAGCGCCGGATTCGTCGGGCAGATGGGCGGGATGGCCGGGGGGCAGCACGGCGGACCAGGAGGCGGCGGTGGTTACGCCGGAGGCTATTCCGTCGACAAGCTTCCGCCGATGGCCTTGTCACCTCCGCCGCAGCAGCACGGCCACTACGGCCAGCACCactcggtggtggtggccggaCTCCACCAGACGTCGCCGCTGTCGCCGTCGTACGGGACGGGCGGCCACCAGCAGAACAACGGCCTGCACTCGCCCAGCAAATCGCTGGACTCGCCCACCGGTTACGACTACACCATCCGCGGCGGAGGCGGAAGCAGCAACGGATGCCTGGGCCCGGCCCAGCACAGTCCCGGCGGCCCGTTGAGTCCGCAATCGCACAGTTCGCTCCATTCACCTCCGCACGCCGGATACAGCGTCCTGAGTCAAGTGGCCATGAACGGGCTGGCCGGCCCGGGTGGGCCGCTCAGTCCGCCACCTCAGCAACTGTCGCCGCAACAACACGGACATCAGTCCCAGCAGCAcggcggccagcagcagatgaGTCCAACACCTCCGCCCGGATTGAGCCTGATGGAACGGATGGAGCGGATGGAGCGGATGAGAGACGCCATGCCACAATCGCCTTCGCCGCCGCTGGGCGTTTCGCTCTCACGCGACGCCATGATCAGTTCCATGGGCGGAGGGACTATCCACCTGGCCAGCTCCAGTCAAATCCACCTGGCCGGCCactcgcaacaacaacaacaacaacaattcggACCGGGCTCGGTGGGTGCGACAGCGTCCAAACATTCACCGCCGTCGTCCATCTCGACCAGCAGTCCCAGCAACGGCGGAGGTGGCGGCGGAGGTGGCGGAGGCGTCGGAGGTGGAGGAGGCGGAGGTGGTGgtagcaacaacagcagcaacaacggaGCCGAGCTGGAAGAGATCAACACCAAAGAATTGGCGGCCCGGATTTCGGCCGAATTGAAGCGGTACAGCATCCCGCAGGCCATTTTCGCCCAGAGGGTCCTGTGCCGGTCGCAGGGCACCTTGTCCGACCTGCTGCGCAACCCCAAGCCATGGTCGAAGCTCAAATCCGGCCGGGAAACCTTCCGCCGCATGTGGAAGTGGCTCCAAGAACCGGAATTCCAGCGCATGTCGGCACTCCGCTTGGCCG tTGGAGGACATGCCCAGCAACACACGCCGCCGTTCGGGGAGCCACCCA CAGTTGCAGTTGTTTGCAAGCGCAAAGAAGAGCAACCACCGCCACCGGAGCAACCATCACCAAAGAAGCCTCGTCTGGTTTTTACCGATTTGCAACGGCGAACACTCCAGGCcattttcaaa gaaacgaaacgACCGTCTAAAGAAATGCAAGTGACGATAGCCAAGCAATTGGGGTTGGAGCCGACGACGGTGGGCAATTTCTTCATGAACGCCCGGCGTCGCTCGATGGACAAGTGGAAAGACGAGGACGGTGGGGCCAAATCGCCGGGCACGAGCAGCATGGGCGACGTGGACGGCTGCGACGTCGACGGGGCCGGCTCGGTCAGCATGTGCGGCAGCCCGTCGCCGGCCTCGTCGCCCACCGGGGCCGGCGGCGGCGACCCGCACGGCGGTCACGTCATCAGTCACGGATCCCTGCACCACTCGCTGGCCACCGACGCCTTATGA
- the LOC124315221 gene encoding one cut domain family member 3-like isoform X2 encodes MHHHHHHLQQHQQQHQQHHQHHGGNNNVSGSFTVMQNSAGFVGQMGGMAGGQHGGPGGGGGYAGGYSVDKLPPMALSPPPQQHGHYGQHHSVVVAGLHQTSPLSPSYGTGGHQQNNGLHSPSKSLDSPTGYDYTIRGGGGSSNGCLGPAQHSPGGPLSPQSHSSLHSPPHAGYSVLSQVAMNGLAGPGGPLSPPPQQLSPQQHGHQSQQHGGQQQMSPTPPPGLSLMERMERMERMRDAMPQSPSPPLGVSLSRDAMISSMGGGTIHLASSSQIHLAGHSQQQQQQQFGPGSVGATASKHSPPSSISTSSPSNGGGGGGGGGGVGGGGGGGGGSNNSSNNGAELEEINTKELAARISAELKRYSIPQAIFAQRVLCRSQGTLSDLLRNPKPWSKLKSGRETFRRMWKWLQEPEFQRMSALRLAVGGHAQQHTPPFGEPPIAVVCKRKEEQPPPPEQPSPKKPRLVFTDLQRRTLQAIFKETKRPSKEMQVTIAKQLGLEPTTVGNFFMNARRRSMDKWKDEDGGAKSPGTSSMGDVDGCDVDGAGSVSMCGSPSPASSPTGAGGGDPHGGHVISHGSLHHSLATDAL; translated from the exons atgcaccaccaccaccaccacctgcaacaacaccagcaacaacaccaacaacatcaCCAGCACCACGGCGGCAACAACAACGTGTCCGGCTCGTTCACCGTCATGCAGAACAGCGCCGGATTCGTCGGGCAGATGGGCGGGATGGCCGGGGGGCAGCACGGCGGACCAGGAGGCGGCGGTGGTTACGCCGGAGGCTATTCCGTCGACAAGCTTCCGCCGATGGCCTTGTCACCTCCGCCGCAGCAGCACGGCCACTACGGCCAGCACCactcggtggtggtggccggaCTCCACCAGACGTCGCCGCTGTCGCCGTCGTACGGGACGGGCGGCCACCAGCAGAACAACGGCCTGCACTCGCCCAGCAAATCGCTGGACTCGCCCACCGGTTACGACTACACCATCCGCGGCGGAGGCGGAAGCAGCAACGGATGCCTGGGCCCGGCCCAGCACAGTCCCGGCGGCCCGTTGAGTCCGCAATCGCACAGTTCGCTCCATTCACCTCCGCACGCCGGATACAGCGTCCTGAGTCAAGTGGCCATGAACGGGCTGGCCGGCCCGGGTGGGCCGCTCAGTCCGCCACCTCAGCAACTGTCGCCGCAACAACACGGACATCAGTCCCAGCAGCAcggcggccagcagcagatgaGTCCAACACCTCCGCCCGGATTGAGCCTGATGGAACGGATGGAGCGGATGGAGCGGATGAGAGACGCCATGCCACAATCGCCTTCGCCGCCGCTGGGCGTTTCGCTCTCACGCGACGCCATGATCAGTTCCATGGGCGGAGGGACTATCCACCTGGCCAGCTCCAGTCAAATCCACCTGGCCGGCCactcgcaacaacaacaacaacaacaattcggACCGGGCTCGGTGGGTGCGACAGCGTCCAAACATTCACCGCCGTCGTCCATCTCGACCAGCAGTCCCAGCAACGGCGGAGGTGGCGGCGGAGGTGGCGGAGGCGTCGGAGGTGGAGGAGGCGGAGGTGGTGgtagcaacaacagcagcaacaacggaGCCGAGCTGGAAGAGATCAACACCAAAGAATTGGCGGCCCGGATTTCGGCCGAATTGAAGCGGTACAGCATCCCGCAGGCCATTTTCGCCCAGAGGGTCCTGTGCCGGTCGCAGGGCACCTTGTCCGACCTGCTGCGCAACCCCAAGCCATGGTCGAAGCTCAAATCCGGCCGGGAAACCTTCCGCCGCATGTGGAAGTGGCTCCAAGAACCGGAATTCCAGCGCATGTCGGCACTCCGCTTGGCCG tTGGAGGACATGCCCAGCAACACACGCCGCCGTTCGGGGAGCCACCCA TTGCAGTTGTTTGCAAGCGCAAAGAAGAGCAACCACCGCCACCGGAGCAACCATCACCAAAGAAGCCTCGTCTGGTTTTTACCGATTTGCAACGGCGAACACTCCAGGCcattttcaaa gaaacgaaacgACCGTCTAAAGAAATGCAAGTGACGATAGCCAAGCAATTGGGGTTGGAGCCGACGACGGTGGGCAATTTCTTCATGAACGCCCGGCGTCGCTCGATGGACAAGTGGAAAGACGAGGACGGTGGGGCCAAATCGCCGGGCACGAGCAGCATGGGCGACGTGGACGGCTGCGACGTCGACGGGGCCGGCTCGGTCAGCATGTGCGGCAGCCCGTCGCCGGCCTCGTCGCCCACCGGGGCCGGCGGCGGCGACCCGCACGGCGGTCACGTCATCAGTCACGGATCCCTGCACCACTCGCTGGCCACCGACGCCTTATGA
- the LOC124315231 gene encoding F-box/LRR-repeat protein 5-like, translating into MAPKFPDEVNVFLVPHSRMKDLVCNYMDQLSTADFHSNGALEHLLPLLENTFSEFKSHEHIENQYILEQLKQRLKLVNVTSTSVCNCHGDSQLVEILNLLRDGYTCTSKPISEQISFGSQLQKVVSDFTQHFIPHMQEEEEIFQPLLMKYFAHEELLQLKQQVIQQHEIWKEKLVAQKETAENMLALLNTVASEVTDYRSGNDEEYQETLQTLVELTCENLTKNNKIERENVVEAGFDNLPQEMMLHIFSYLNPLDRTRCAQVSKHWNMLIYSPQLWKVIYPTNWAKGHYDFQYRDPYTLVESEWKSKSMMEENDDLMSDSEEPLSSEAEKEIRCYEKFTMNALVRIGDGVQRVVVAGGLNLSSTILRSMLVLCPNIQHLDASYTNITDLSFKGLASKKACVQLEHLDLTGCRYVTDVGLERLGNCFRSELSGSFYNSRCGSCCQSCKSCPKYSDPLSSTYNSNSSLTEEDVFSPGLLYLSLSGCTSVTDFGLQSLLEVTMEKESLHYMDLSGCPLISGLGLQMITEHSSRLLPEDLYYCNRIQEGPYPDEANGCQNLECPLRGCCCIDQ; encoded by the exons ATGGCTCCGAAATTCCCTGATGAGGTCAACGTCTTTTTGGTTCCACATTCTAGAATGAAGGATCTTGTCTGCAATTATATGGATCAG CTGTCTACAGCAGATTTTCATAGCAATGGTGCCCTGGAACATTTACTTCCTCTGCTGGAGAACACCTTCAGCGAGTTTAAAAGTCACGAACACATTGAGAACCAGTACATTCTGGAACAGCTGAAGCAGAGGCTCAAATTGGTCAATGTTACCAGCACATCTGTTTGCAATTGCCATGGAGACAGTCAACTAGTTGAG ATCCTTAACTTACTTCGTGATGGATACACCTGCACCAGCAAGCCCATCTCTGAGCAAATCAGTTTCGGTTCCCAGCTGCAGAAAGTTGTGTCGGATTTCACCCAGCATTTCATTCCCCACATGcaggaagaggaggaaatcTTCCAGCCCCTTCTCATGAAGTACTTTGCCCACGAAGAGTTGCTGCAGCTCAAGCAGCAGGTCATCCAGCAGCACGAGATCTGGAAGGAGAAGCTGGTAGCCCAAAAGGAAACGGCCGAGAACATGCTGGCCCTCCTCAACACGGTCGCATCAGAGGTCACCGATTACCGGTCGGGCAACGACGAAGAGTACCAAGAGACTCTGCAAACACTCGTGGAATTGACTTGCGAAAACTTGACGAAGAATAACAAGATCGAGAGGGAAAATGTTGTGGAAGCCGGCTTCGACAATCTCCCTCAAGAGATGATGCTCCACATCTTCTCCTACTTGAACCCGCTCGACAGGACCCGATGCGCCCAAGTGAGCAAACACTGGAATATGCTCATCTACTCGCCGCAATTGTGGAAGGTGATCTACCCGACCAACTGGGCCAAGGGCCACTACGATTTCCAGTACCGCGATCCCTACACCCTGGTGGAATCGGAATGGAAAAGCAAGTCCATGATGGAGGAAAACGACGATTTAATGAGCGATTCCGAAGAACCTTTGTCATCCGAGGCCGAAAAAGAGATTCGATGCTACGAAAA GTTTACTATGAACGCCTTGGTTCGTATTGGCGATGGTGTTCAACGTGTGGTGGTTGCAGGTGGTCTGAATTTGAGTAGCACCATCTTGCGTTCAATGTTGGTCCTTTGCCCCAATATCCAGCACCTCGACGCCAGTTACACCAACATCACTGACTTATCTTTCAAGGG ATTGGCCTCGAAGAAAGCCTGCGTTCAATTGGAGCATTTGGATCTCACCGGATGCCGCTACGTCACCGACGTTGGCCTGGAACGACTGGGCAACTGTTTCAGGTCGGAACTGTCCGGAAGCTTTTACAATTCCAGATGCGGATCATGTTGTCAATCGTGCAAAAGCTGCCCGAAATATTCTGATCCGCTGTCGTCCACCTACAACAGCAATTCCAGTTTGACGGAAGAGGACGTTTTTTCGCCTGGATTGCTGTATTTGAGCTTATCCGGCTGCACGTCCGTCACCGACTTTGGACTGCAATCCTTGCTGGAAGTCACCATGGAGAAAGAGAGTCTGCACTACATGGACCTGAGTGGCTGTCCACTGATTTCAGGGCTGGGCCTCCAGATGATCACCGAGCATTCGTCCCGTCTACTGCCGGAAGATctttactattgcaatcgaATCCAGGAGGGGCCCTATCCGGACGAAGCCAACGGATGCCAGAATTTAGAGTGCCCGTTGAGAGGTTGTTGCTGCATCGATCAGTGA